One bacterium genomic region harbors:
- a CDS encoding MFS transporter has protein sequence MLPANILASRRGRLTAFSLLYLSEGIPFGFSATALATYLRQSGISIAEVGLFIASLYAPWGFKPLWAPVVDLVNLRRFGHYRAWIVFAQAMMILTLALVWAVDPGTNLKLLTLLIVVHNIFSATQDIAIDALAVNVLPEHERGVANGFMFGASYLGQTLGGSGALFIAGRFGYGATYPYVCGLLALLLVGVSLRLSEPQRALAAAAEAVTGRLAVLAAIGARLRTYAVELYRGFFRSGRGPLLGMVFAAVPNGALALGLALGNTMQVDLGLSEEQIASLGVQSTVLAALGCVIGGWVSDRLGHRKMLALWYALTTLPTFWLSGQFTGASGMAGVTVQS, from the coding sequence ATGCTGCCGGCCAACATCCTCGCCAGCCGCCGCGGCCGCCTGACGGCCTTCAGCCTGCTGTACCTGAGCGAAGGCATCCCCTTCGGCTTCAGCGCCACTGCACTCGCCACCTACCTGCGCCAGTCGGGGATCTCGATCGCCGAGGTGGGGCTCTTCATCGCCTCGCTCTACGCGCCCTGGGGCTTCAAGCCGCTCTGGGCGCCGGTGGTGGACCTCGTCAACCTGCGCCGCTTCGGCCACTACCGGGCCTGGATCGTCTTCGCGCAGGCGATGATGATCCTCACGCTCGCCCTCGTCTGGGCCGTGGACCCGGGCACGAACCTGAAGCTGCTCACGCTGCTGATCGTCGTCCACAACATCTTCTCGGCGACGCAGGACATCGCGATCGACGCCCTCGCCGTGAACGTGCTGCCCGAGCACGAGCGCGGCGTGGCCAACGGCTTCATGTTCGGGGCGAGCTACCTGGGCCAGACCCTGGGCGGCAGCGGCGCGCTCTTCATCGCGGGGCGTTTCGGCTACGGGGCGACCTACCCCTACGTCTGCGGCCTGCTCGCGCTGCTGCTCGTGGGGGTGTCGTTGCGTCTGAGCGAGCCGCAGCGGGCGCTCGCGGCGGCGGCGGAGGCCGTCACGGGGCGCCTCGCCGTCCTCGCCGCGATCGGCGCGCGGCTGAGGACCTACGCGGTCGAGCTCTATCGCGGCTTCTTCCGCTCGGGGCGCGGGCCCCTGCTCGGCATGGTCTTCGCCGCCGTGCCCAACGGCGCGCTCGCCCTCGGTCTCGCCCTCGGCAACACGATGCAGGTGGATCTCGGCCTCAGCGAGGAGCAGATCGCGAGCCTGGGCGTGCAGAGCACGGTGCTCGCCGCCCTCGGCTGCGTGATCGGCGGCTGGGTGAGCGATCGCCTCGGCCACCGCAAGATGCTCGCCCTCTGGTACGCGCTGACCACCCTGCCCACCTTCTGGCTCTCGGGGCAGTTCACGGGCGCGAGCGGCATGGCGGGCGTGACGGTGCAGAGCTAA